A window of the Calditrichota bacterium genome harbors these coding sequences:
- a CDS encoding family 16 glycosylhydrolase, whose amino-acid sequence MKIKFIAIAIFILLAAGCQQPHPPQTIDLSMNWCFSPDKKDRGMSEKWYAVDFDDSNWDTLNAGLRWEDQGYPDLDGTAWYRKSVLIPAAWKGKKVWMKFRAVNDAYTLFVNGESVATFGMSHHSYAGRPSVVDVTKQIEFGKPNLIAVKVVDWGNSGGLWRRPVLITTDRSQTKLFQPLSKKPFDPEKAGYRLFWEDTFDGDRLDTTKWEVRGVGPRAMGYVTPEAVEVKNGFLNLYALLENDSLKVGAVGTQGRFETTFGYFECRAKLPKTTGNWAAFWIQSPKISQGEDPAKFGTEIDIFEYFRNQGKDFVSHNLHWAYGPHQKTSGSFLSKVPGLDKGFHTFAVEWTPEKYAFFVDGIKYHEVKQAISHIDEYIILSFEPARSKEDLDGATYPDVFTIDYVKVYKKKN is encoded by the coding sequence ATGAAGATTAAATTCATTGCGATTGCTATTTTTATTCTTTTGGCAGCCGGGTGTCAACAGCCTCATCCGCCTCAGACCATCGATCTTTCCATGAACTGGTGCTTTTCTCCTGACAAAAAGGATCGTGGCATGTCCGAAAAGTGGTATGCCGTCGATTTTGACGATTCCAACTGGGACACGCTCAACGCCGGCCTGCGCTGGGAAGACCAGGGCTACCCGGATCTGGACGGCACGGCGTGGTACCGGAAGTCCGTCCTCATTCCGGCCGCGTGGAAAGGCAAAAAAGTCTGGATGAAATTTCGAGCCGTAAACGACGCCTACACTCTCTTCGTCAATGGCGAATCGGTAGCGACCTTTGGAATGTCGCATCACTCCTACGCGGGACGTCCTTCCGTTGTGGATGTGACCAAACAAATCGAATTTGGAAAACCCAATCTCATTGCGGTGAAGGTGGTTGATTGGGGAAACAGCGGCGGTCTCTGGCGGCGGCCGGTTCTCATCACCACGGACCGATCCCAGACAAAATTGTTTCAACCGTTGTCCAAAAAACCATTTGATCCGGAAAAAGCGGGGTACCGGTTGTTCTGGGAAGACACGTTCGACGGCGACCGGCTGGACACCACCAAGTGGGAAGTACGCGGTGTGGGTCCCCGTGCGATGGGCTACGTAACGCCCGAGGCAGTGGAAGTGAAAAACGGATTTCTAAACCTCTATGCACTGCTGGAAAATGATTCCCTCAAAGTGGGGGCTGTGGGCACGCAGGGACGGTTTGAAACCACCTTCGGCTATTTTGAGTGCCGGGCCAAGCTTCCCAAAACCACGGGCAATTGGGCGGCTTTTTGGATTCAATCCCCAAAAATCTCCCAGGGAGAAGACCCGGCCAAGTTTGGAACGGAAATCGACATTTTTGAATATTTTAGAAATCAGGGGAAGGATTTTGTTTCGCACAACCTGCACTGGGCGTACGGGCCCCACCAAAAAACCTCCGGTTCATTCCTCAGCAAAGTTCCGGGGCTGGACAAGGGATTTCACACCTTTGCCGTGGAATGGACACCCGAAAAATACGCCTTTTTTGTGGACGGGATCAAGTACCACGAAGTCAAACAGGCGATTTCTCATATTGACGAATACATCATTCTCAGTTTTGAACCGGCGCGCTCGAAAGAAGACCTTGACGGCGCCACGTATCCGGATGTGTTTACAATCGACTACGTAAAAGTGTACAAAAAGAAGAACTAA